From a region of the Streptomyces tirandamycinicus genome:
- a CDS encoding SDR family NAD(P)-dependent oxidoreductase: MLSGKVAMITGASSGIGAAAARLFAEEGAAVVLMARREDRLKEIADQIVANGGRALAAPGDVVFAEDVRRVVEAALERFGRLDVAFNNAGWGTVGTDLHETDDAVFEQVMDVNVRGTWNCLRHQLPAMFPSGEGAVVNTASTAGVVATVAGAPYVAAKHAVIGMTKAAAAQYGDRGIRVNSLVVGSTRTELLDGALETHPHLQEVFVSRQIQKRMAAPEEVAHAALWLSSPRASFVTGAAMAVDGGRTAV, translated from the coding sequence CTGCTGAGCGGCAAAGTCGCCATGATCACCGGGGCTTCCAGCGGGATCGGCGCGGCGGCGGCCCGGTTGTTCGCCGAGGAGGGGGCGGCGGTCGTCCTCATGGCGAGGCGTGAGGACCGCCTGAAGGAGATCGCCGACCAGATCGTCGCGAACGGGGGGCGAGCACTGGCGGCACCCGGCGACGTCGTGTTCGCCGAGGACGTGAGACGGGTGGTGGAAGCGGCTCTGGAGAGGTTCGGCCGGCTGGACGTGGCGTTCAACAACGCCGGGTGGGGCACGGTGGGCACCGATCTGCACGAAACCGACGACGCCGTGTTCGAGCAGGTGATGGACGTGAACGTGCGGGGGACGTGGAACTGCCTGCGCCATCAGCTCCCGGCGATGTTCCCCTCCGGGGAGGGCGCGGTCGTGAACACCGCCAGCACGGCGGGAGTGGTGGCGACCGTGGCGGGAGCGCCGTACGTCGCCGCCAAGCACGCGGTGATCGGGATGACGAAGGCCGCCGCGGCGCAGTACGGCGATCGCGGCATCCGGGTCAACTCCCTGGTCGTGGGCAGCACTCGGACCGAACTCCTCGACGGGGCGCTGGAGACCCACCCCCACCTGCAGGAGGTCTTCGTCTCGCGCCAGATACAGAAGCGGATGGCGGCCCCCGAGGAGGTTGCCCACGCCGCGCTCTGGCTCAGCAGCCCGCGCGCCTCCTTCGTCACGGGGGCCGCGATGGCCGTGGACGGCGGCCGGACCGCCGTGTAG
- a CDS encoding IS701 family transposase encodes MGAYALTATRTSLPVFAERIFECLPRVDQRRWAQAYVHSLLTTSGKKSVRRLAAAISSSPAASQSLHQFVNASPWDWMPVRAELTRWAEQQMTPRAWVLGQAVLRKRGEHSCGVHRRFLPSTGRSVTCQLGVGVFLSSYDQAVPVDWRLLLPGSWTKDPERRLRTRIPDEIGPRSVEQHALDLVDALGAASRTAPLPVVADLEAVGGTSAEALVRGLALRGRDFVVAVPDTLQVTVGRHLRLQRPHGGDGQGLVLSARSLFEFDAGTLTRMESVAPWDGRGRRTTVMSSFVRLPQRGANGDRIHRTYRLLATRSDSGRRTLQLWLTSLTHTRTESLLALTRTLGQAGRSVREMSDEFGLLDFEGRSYPGWHHHMSLVSAAYAYSRIERRPTGGGERMLAAA; translated from the coding sequence ATGGGTGCGTACGCTCTGACGGCCACTCGCACATCGTTGCCGGTGTTCGCCGAGAGAATCTTCGAGTGCCTGCCACGGGTCGACCAGCGGCGCTGGGCTCAGGCCTACGTGCACAGCCTGCTGACCACCTCGGGCAAGAAGTCCGTGCGCCGCCTCGCGGCAGCGATCTCTTCTTCACCCGCCGCCTCGCAGTCGCTCCACCAGTTCGTCAACGCCAGCCCCTGGGACTGGATGCCTGTCCGGGCGGAGCTCACCAGATGGGCCGAGCAGCAGATGACCCCGCGCGCCTGGGTGCTCGGCCAGGCGGTCCTGCGCAAGCGCGGGGAGCACTCCTGCGGTGTGCACCGCCGGTTCCTGCCGTCCACGGGCCGCTCGGTCACGTGCCAGCTGGGCGTCGGGGTCTTCCTCTCCTCCTACGACCAGGCCGTGCCCGTCGACTGGCGCCTGCTGCTTCCCGGTTCGTGGACGAAGGACCCCGAGCGCCGTCTGCGAACCCGCATCCCCGACGAGATCGGCCCCCGCTCCGTCGAGCAGCACGCCCTCGACCTCGTCGACGCTCTCGGCGCCGCGAGCCGGACCGCGCCCCTGCCCGTCGTCGCCGACCTGGAGGCGGTCGGCGGAACCAGCGCGGAGGCCCTGGTGCGGGGACTCGCCCTGCGGGGACGCGACTTCGTGGTCGCCGTCCCGGACACCCTCCAGGTCACCGTCGGCCGCCATCTGCGGCTGCAGCGTCCCCACGGGGGCGACGGGCAGGGCCTGGTGCTCTCCGCCCGCAGCCTGTTCGAGTTCGACGCGGGCACCCTGACCCGGATGGAGAGCGTGGCCCCCTGGGACGGACGGGGCCGCCGCACCACCGTCATGTCGAGCTTCGTACGGCTGCCCCAGCGCGGCGCGAACGGCGACCGGATCCACCGCACCTACCGGCTGCTGGCCACCCGGTCCGACAGCGGCCGGCGCACCCTCCAGTTGTGGCTGACCAGCCTCACACACACCCGGACGGAGTCGCTGCTCGCGCTGACGCGGACACTCGGGCAGGCGGGGCGCTCGGTGCGGGAGATGTCCGACGAGTTCGGTCTGCTCGACTTCGAGGGCCGCTCGTACCCGGGCTGGCACCACCACATGTCACTGGTCTCCGCGGCGTACGCCTACAGCCGCATCGAGCGGCGTCCCACCGGGGGCGGGGAGAGGATGCTGGCCGCCGCCTGA
- a CDS encoding TetR/AcrR family transcriptional regulator, with product MRTRQALVDAAAEEFDRYGYDGTSLSRISAVAGMSIGAVTFHFPSKVDLADAVQQEGRSVTLGALDLLTAEPAPPLRMVVDLTLELARLMEQEPSVRSAIRLSRERPGTDAWSTAWLPTVRRLLDRAYECGQLRTDALPADVTTLVEHLTNGAEAYLRSRTGSDPAFESAVAQLKRVWHLALVGVSAEGPDAPRMACAPPEGTRAR from the coding sequence GTGCGCACGCGTCAGGCGCTGGTCGACGCGGCAGCGGAGGAGTTCGACCGCTACGGGTACGACGGGACGTCGCTGTCGCGCATCAGCGCGGTGGCCGGCATGTCCATCGGCGCCGTGACGTTCCACTTTCCGTCGAAGGTGGACCTCGCGGACGCGGTGCAGCAGGAGGGACGTTCGGTGACGCTCGGCGCGCTGGACCTCCTGACCGCCGAGCCGGCGCCGCCGCTGCGCATGGTGGTCGATCTGACCCTCGAACTGGCCAGGCTGATGGAGCAGGAGCCCTCGGTGCGCTCCGCCATCCGCCTGAGCCGGGAGCGTCCCGGCACCGACGCCTGGTCGACCGCGTGGCTGCCGACGGTCCGGAGGCTGCTCGACCGGGCCTACGAATGCGGCCAGCTGCGTACGGACGCCCTGCCCGCGGACGTCACGACGCTCGTGGAGCATCTGACGAACGGGGCCGAGGCGTACCTGCGCAGCCGGACGGGCTCGGACCCCGCCTTCGAGAGCGCCGTCGCCCAGCTCAAGCGGGTCTGGCACCTCGCGCTCGTCGGCGTGTCCGCCGAGGGGCCGGACGCGCCGCGCATGGCGTGTGCGCCGCCCGAGGGCACACGGGCGCGCTGA
- a CDS encoding ScbR family autoregulator-binding transcription factor, translating into MAKPQQDRAVKTREAIILGAAEVFDEYGFRGASISKIMKRAGVSQGAMYFHFKSKEDLARAVMTAQPDTVVPQLDAQGLQRIVDMTFLWAWQIQRDVLLRAGVRLTNEQDGVTVRDATPFLEWARILEITLRGSQHEGELRESVDVGQLAEFVVGACTGMQMYANAVSGRQDLPDRTVAMWRILLPGIADERVVESIDLNVHRFA; encoded by the coding sequence ATGGCCAAACCGCAGCAGGATCGAGCAGTGAAGACGCGGGAGGCCATCATCCTGGGGGCCGCCGAGGTCTTCGACGAATACGGGTTCAGAGGCGCCAGCATCAGCAAGATCATGAAGCGGGCCGGCGTCTCGCAGGGCGCGATGTACTTCCACTTCAAGTCGAAGGAGGACCTGGCGCGTGCCGTGATGACCGCGCAGCCCGACACCGTCGTCCCCCAGCTGGACGCGCAGGGACTGCAGCGCATCGTGGACATGACGTTCCTGTGGGCCTGGCAGATACAGCGTGACGTCCTGCTCCGCGCGGGGGTCCGGCTCACCAACGAGCAGGACGGCGTCACCGTGCGGGACGCGACGCCGTTCCTGGAATGGGCCCGGATCCTGGAGATCACCCTGAGGGGGTCTCAGCACGAGGGCGAGCTCAGGGAGTCGGTCGACGTCGGTCAGCTGGCCGAGTTCGTCGTCGGTGCGTGCACGGGGATGCAGATGTACGCGAACGCCGTGTCCGGGCGCCAGGACCTGCCCGACCGGACCGTGGCGATGTGGCGGATCCTCCTGCCGGGCATCGCCGACGAGCGGGTCGTGGAGTCCATCGACCTGAACGTGCACCGCTTCGCCTGA
- a CDS encoding HAD family hydrolase, which yields MPLGLRQLRLAALNIDGVLLNDTFSPVIHRFIVSRGGAYTAEVERRVFSQPQHVASEYMARVVGVPMTGPEALKAYFAERDAHVSEHPVRLLDGAIELVQRLRNLGLRTICYGGLGREHFDRFLGEWAHLFDGPAYVCTNDFRPGIEEITSDVFGLARTQAVFIDDVARVAEKAKELGVPFIGHPSGFEHGFQRELMQEVGVRHLVDSLHHIDEPMLRAVDAEAADGTVWGPSAVTPA from the coding sequence TTGCCTCTAGGACTTCGGCAGTTGCGGCTCGCCGCGCTCAACATCGACGGCGTGCTGCTGAACGACACCTTCAGTCCGGTCATCCATCGCTTCATCGTCAGCCGCGGTGGAGCCTACACCGCCGAGGTCGAGCGGCGGGTCTTCTCGCAGCCCCAGCACGTGGCGAGCGAGTACATGGCGCGCGTGGTAGGCGTGCCGATGACCGGGCCGGAAGCCCTCAAGGCGTACTTCGCCGAAAGGGACGCCCATGTGAGTGAACATCCGGTCCGGCTCCTTGACGGCGCGATCGAACTGGTGCAACGCCTGCGGAATCTGGGGCTGAGGACGATCTGCTACGGGGGTCTGGGCCGGGAGCACTTCGACCGCTTCCTCGGCGAGTGGGCCCACCTCTTCGACGGTCCGGCATACGTCTGCACCAACGACTTCCGTCCCGGCATCGAGGAGATCACGTCCGACGTGTTCGGTCTCGCCCGTACCCAGGCGGTGTTCATCGACGACGTGGCCCGGGTGGCGGAGAAGGCCAAGGAGCTCGGCGTGCCGTTCATCGGGCACCCGAGCGGCTTCGAGCACGGCTTCCAGCGCGAACTGATGCAGGAGGTGGGGGTGCGGCATCTCGTGGACTCGCTGCACCACATCGACGAGCCGATGCTGCGTGCCGTCGATGCCGAGGCCGCCGACGGCACGGTATGGGGCCCCTCGGCCGTCACGCCGGCGTGA
- a CDS encoding winged helix-turn-helix transcriptional regulator: MLRHTYAGQDCSLARSLEVIGERWTLLIIRSALLGTTRFDGFLSHLDIARNVLATRLARLVEHGVMERVPYQDKPVRHEYRLTPAGRDLTRAVIALMQWGDRNLPQELGPPRRADHVGCDGPVHVELRCAQCGRAVHDEEVDVRRNR, translated from the coding sequence ATGCTGAGACACACGTACGCGGGACAGGACTGCAGCCTCGCCCGGTCCCTGGAGGTCATCGGCGAGCGCTGGACCCTGCTGATCATCCGTTCGGCGCTGCTCGGCACCACCCGCTTCGACGGGTTCCTCTCCCACCTGGACATCGCCCGCAACGTGCTCGCCACCCGGCTGGCCCGGCTGGTCGAGCACGGCGTGATGGAGCGGGTGCCGTACCAGGACAAGCCCGTGCGGCACGAGTACCGGCTCACCCCCGCCGGCCGCGATCTGACCCGGGCCGTGATCGCCCTGATGCAGTGGGGGGACCGCAATCTGCCGCAGGAGCTCGGGCCGCCGCGCCGCGCCGACCACGTGGGCTGCGACGGCCCCGTCCACGTCGAGCTGCGCTGCGCCCAGTGCGGGCGCGCCGTGCACGACGAGGAAGTGGACGTGCGCCGCAACCGCTGA
- a CDS encoding ScbA/BarX family gamma-butyrolactone biosynthesis protein, with amino-acid sequence MPTITELAARPALTTTVAREYVHRAALSEVFLTGWNEAGRDAFTVTAQLPRCHTFYVPEYGMYDPLLLCEMIRQSSTLLTHVAYQVPFGHQLSWSRLQFAVNPQAMRIEDTPADVELHVTCSDIRYHRSLPVTMSMHLEAVRNGSLLAMASVRFGSHSPAVYQRLRPGRGDIDEIFASAPKPPEPVSRSTVGRLRKQDIVLSPATEPLRWQLRVDTSHPVLFDHALDHVPGMLLLESVRQAGQAVRPSRAGAVLPVSMDVSFNHYVEFDEPCWIEAEPTDAPSSSGTRRTIRVNALQKDSFAFNATAELADIDSF; translated from the coding sequence ATGCCGACAATCACAGAGCTCGCGGCAAGACCTGCACTCACCACCACCGTCGCCAGGGAGTACGTGCACCGGGCGGCTCTGTCGGAGGTCTTCCTGACCGGCTGGAACGAAGCCGGGCGCGACGCCTTCACCGTCACCGCGCAGCTGCCCCGCTGCCACACCTTCTACGTCCCCGAGTACGGGATGTACGACCCTCTGCTGCTGTGCGAGATGATCCGGCAGTCCAGCACTTTGCTGACGCACGTCGCGTACCAGGTTCCGTTCGGTCACCAACTCTCCTGGTCGCGCCTGCAGTTCGCCGTCAACCCCCAGGCCATGCGCATCGAGGACACCCCTGCGGACGTCGAACTCCACGTGACCTGTTCGGACATCCGCTACCACCGCTCGCTGCCGGTCACGATGTCGATGCACCTGGAGGCGGTCCGCAACGGCTCGCTGCTCGCTATGGCCAGCGTTCGCTTCGGCAGCCACTCACCCGCCGTGTACCAGCGTCTGCGCCCCGGGCGAGGCGACATCGACGAGATCTTCGCCAGCGCCCCGAAGCCGCCGGAGCCCGTATCGCGCAGCACCGTCGGCCGGCTGCGGAAGCAGGACATCGTGCTCTCGCCGGCCACGGAGCCTCTGCGCTGGCAGCTCCGCGTCGACACCAGCCACCCGGTCCTCTTCGACCACGCCCTCGACCACGTTCCGGGCATGCTGCTCCTGGAATCGGTGCGGCAGGCGGGGCAGGCCGTCCGGCCTTCGCGGGCCGGCGCCGTGCTGCCCGTGTCGATGGACGTCTCGTTCAACCACTACGTCGAGTTCGACGAGCCGTGCTGGATAGAGGCCGAGCCGACGGACGCCCCCTCGTCCTCGGGCACGCGCCGGACGATCCGCGTCAACGCCCTTCAGAAGGATTCCTTCGCGTTCAACGCGACTGCGGAGCTGGCGGACATCGACTCGTTCTGA